The following proteins are encoded in a genomic region of [Eubacterium] hominis:
- a CDS encoding TIM barrel protein, whose translation MNFRERLSGMNNHYRYYSLEKFFESLQRNDIHYAELWTGPMHFYVDDHKHESIETLKTYQKNYDVKIIGICPEQTNPKPNNVADKKRADDVFKYYQQIIDIAQGIGCPQVLITSGWAFYDENKDEAWHRSVKMLKRICDYAKSRKIYLAMEALQPDESILVNNVRDLYRFKKEVARDNLKICIDFGAMARAEDTIYDYFKVFKNDIVHIHFVDGAPCGHLAWGDGRRNLMQDLKDLETCGYHGYLSLETATSRYFDKPWQAEEKTIQQFKEVYEED comes from the coding sequence ATGAATTTTAGAGAACGATTGTCAGGCATGAATAACCATTATCGTTATTATTCATTAGAAAAATTCTTTGAATCATTACAACGTAATGATATACATTATGCAGAATTATGGACAGGCCCAATGCATTTCTATGTTGATGATCATAAACATGAATCAATAGAAACATTAAAGACGTATCAGAAAAATTATGATGTGAAGATTATTGGTATTTGTCCAGAACAGACAAACCCAAAACCTAATAATGTGGCAGATAAAAAAAGAGCAGATGATGTCTTTAAATATTACCAACAGATTATAGATATCGCTCAGGGGATAGGATGTCCACAGGTTTTAATAACAAGTGGTTGGGCGTTTTATGATGAGAATAAAGATGAGGCATGGCATCGCTCTGTTAAAATGTTAAAAAGGATTTGTGACTATGCGAAAAGCAGAAAAATTTATTTAGCAATGGAGGCTTTACAACCAGATGAATCTATATTGGTGAATAACGTTAGGGATTTGTATAGATTTAAAAAAGAAGTAGCCAGGGATAATCTTAAAATATGTATAGATTTTGGTGCAATGGCTAGAGCAGAAGATACAATCTATGACTATTTTAAAGTATTTAAAAATGATATTGTACACATTCATTTTGTAGATGGTGCACCATGTGGTCACTTGGCATGGGGTGATGGAAGAAGAAATCTAATGCAAGATTTAAAAGATTTAGAAACATGTGGATATCATGGATATTTATCTCTTGAAACTGCGACATCCAGGTATTTTGATAAACCCTGGCAAGCTGAAGAAAAAACAATACAGCAATTTAAAGAAGTTTACGAGGAGGATTAG
- a CDS encoding PTS fructose transporter subunit IIA — MKHFILASHGHFAQGIYESVKIILGEQPNVHVICGYVDGNMDVKESISNVMKQIPKEDSIIACSDLMGGSVNNELMSYTVNDNFHLITGMNLPLLMNLFLYQQEDTNTLIHHALSEVENSIQYCNLQSTHDEDDF, encoded by the coding sequence ATGAAGCATTTTATTTTAGCAAGTCATGGACATTTTGCTCAGGGAATTTATGAATCTGTGAAGATCATATTAGGGGAACAACCAAATGTTCATGTGATTTGTGGTTATGTTGATGGAAATATGGACGTAAAGGAATCCATAAGCAACGTTATGAAACAAATTCCTAAAGAAGATTCCATTATCGCCTGTAGTGATTTAATGGGAGGTAGTGTGAATAATGAATTAATGAGCTATACAGTAAATGATAATTTTCATTTAATTACAGGTATGAATCTACCATTGCTGATGAATCTATTTCTTTATCAGCAGGAAGATACCAATACACTTATTCATCATGCGTTATCAGAAGTAGAAAATAGTATTCAGTATTGCAATTTGCAAAGTACACATGATGAAGATGATTTTTAG
- a CDS encoding sigma 54-interacting transcriptional regulator has product MSYSSTKEQVVEYLKKATRSMNIDQLSGFTTINISKLLNLSRSLTSQYLNELVKDEKVIKISSRPVYYFDRMELEKKYHIEIKQFDFLNMSELLQTLQSGDTQLQDFQKAIGNEGSLHYCISQMKSALFYPDGGLPVLLYGEKGCGKSFLVNLIYEFCINHDLLSRQAPFIKMKIFRNDDMEYYKKELFGYFDKKENIVKKGKLEEASGGILFIQDIGNLNEDCQEKLAEYISTGKFTRSNDDSVMIDSSARIIFASMEDPRDILTQSMILNMPVICNIPSWISRNEDERKAFIIKFFKEEQERLDIPIYVSEKMLVLLMNYDFANNINELKKYIKTICANAYAENGGQERLDVFMYHLPIQLLDDIRVNKINQEDDNMIRIDAIEKNEGSNKIMMMWEQFLQVYEDNKTSFKKYLEEGQKIVRYYYDILIYQESYLDERLSAIEKIVLDILGAIKKSRNIILPINCGYVLTRMILTSQKNNSSFRQWEQDNRDVIKECLATMKQNMMNEYILSELILKQIQTHLDIRLSDMNRIFLMMNINLYNKDIHAQDTIGIILSHGYSTASSIADAANSLLSTYIFEAIDMPLDTPIQEVSKKLDAFISDNRHIKNIILLVDMGSLEEIGTMIADSVNVGVINNISTSLALNIGTKILQHYELEDILQIACEEAQCRYKVLSVAKKEKAIVFTNDAGLVVSEKLSRLFKDSLPKDIDLKMIEYDYDELLKNGSEDMLFKKYDVVLMIKPYNLKIQNVSSVTLEEIMNFKDIDKVNHVLLPYLDESEIEEFDQCLLKNFSMQSVMENLTILNAPKLLDYVSDAISALQHIMKQKFQSKTIVGIYIHICFLVERLVTKTALDKYKDLNGFIERHQDFIENVNRSFDTMLTHYNVKLPISEIAYLYEYIEHDNIKGGGEDEF; this is encoded by the coding sequence CGATTTTCTTAATATGTCAGAATTATTACAGACTTTACAAAGCGGAGATACTCAGCTTCAAGATTTCCAAAAGGCCATAGGCAATGAAGGAAGTTTACATTATTGTATTTCTCAAATGAAATCAGCCTTATTTTATCCAGATGGAGGATTACCCGTATTATTATATGGAGAGAAAGGTTGTGGGAAATCTTTTCTTGTGAATCTTATATATGAATTTTGTATAAATCATGATTTGTTAAGCAGACAAGCCCCATTCATAAAGATGAAAATTTTCAGAAATGATGATATGGAATATTATAAGAAAGAATTATTTGGTTATTTTGATAAAAAAGAAAATATCGTTAAAAAAGGTAAATTAGAAGAGGCCAGTGGAGGCATCTTATTTATACAAGATATTGGTAATTTAAATGAAGATTGTCAGGAAAAATTAGCAGAATATATAAGTACAGGGAAGTTTACAAGAAGCAATGATGATTCCGTGATGATTGATTCAAGCGCAAGAATTATATTTGCAAGCATGGAAGATCCAAGAGATATTTTAACGCAAAGCATGATATTAAATATGCCAGTAATATGTAATATACCATCATGGATTTCAAGAAATGAAGATGAGCGTAAAGCATTTATTATAAAGTTTTTCAAAGAAGAACAAGAACGATTGGACATACCAATCTATGTGTCAGAAAAAATGCTGGTATTACTAATGAATTATGATTTTGCAAATAATATCAATGAACTAAAAAAATATATAAAAACAATATGTGCAAATGCATATGCGGAAAACGGTGGTCAAGAACGATTAGATGTTTTTATGTATCACTTGCCAATACAATTATTAGATGATATACGTGTGAACAAAATCAATCAAGAAGATGATAACATGATTCGTATTGATGCAATTGAAAAAAATGAAGGCAGTAATAAGATTATGATGATGTGGGAACAATTCTTACAAGTGTATGAAGATAATAAAACATCATTTAAAAAGTATTTAGAAGAAGGGCAAAAAATCGTACGTTATTATTATGACATTTTGATTTATCAGGAAAGTTACTTAGACGAAAGATTATCCGCAATTGAAAAAATAGTTTTAGATATATTAGGGGCAATAAAAAAATCTAGAAATATTATTTTACCTATTAACTGTGGATATGTCTTAACAAGAATGATATTAACTTCACAAAAGAATAATTCTTCCTTTAGACAATGGGAACAGGATAATCGAGATGTGATAAAAGAATGCTTGGCTACAATGAAGCAAAACATGATGAATGAATACATTTTATCAGAACTCATTTTAAAACAAATACAAACACATTTGGATATACGTTTAAGTGATATGAATCGTATTTTTCTTATGATGAATATTAATTTATACAATAAAGATATTCATGCACAAGATACGATAGGGATCATCTTAAGTCATGGTTATTCCACAGCTAGTTCTATTGCAGATGCTGCAAATTCTTTATTATCTACTTATATTTTTGAAGCAATTGATATGCCTTTAGATACACCAATACAAGAAGTCAGTAAAAAATTAGATGCATTTATCTCTGATAACCGTCATATTAAAAATATCATATTATTAGTTGATATGGGTTCTTTAGAGGAAATTGGAACAATGATTGCTGATAGTGTAAATGTTGGCGTAATCAATAATATATCTACTTCACTTGCTTTAAATATTGGCACAAAGATACTACAACATTATGAATTAGAGGACATTTTGCAAATCGCTTGTGAAGAAGCACAATGCCGATATAAAGTGCTGTCTGTAGCAAAGAAAGAAAAAGCAATTGTATTCACTAATGATGCAGGATTGGTAGTAAGTGAAAAATTAAGCCGTTTATTTAAGGATAGTCTGCCAAAAGATATTGATCTTAAAATGATTGAATATGATTACGATGAGCTTTTAAAAAATGGATCAGAGGACATGTTATTCAAAAAGTATGATGTAGTTTTAATGATAAAACCTTATAACTTAAAAATTCAAAATGTATCTAGTGTAACATTAGAGGAAATTATGAATTTCAAAGATATTGATAAAGTAAATCATGTGCTTTTACCATATCTTGATGAGTCAGAAATTGAAGAGTTTGATCAATGTTTATTAAAGAACTTTTCTATGCAGTCAGTAATGGAAAATCTAACTATATTAAATGCTCCTAAATTGTTAGATTATGTTAGTGATGCTATTAGTGCATTGCAGCATATTATGAAACAAAAATTTCAGAGTAAAACTATAGTTGGAATTTATATTCATATTTGCTTCCTAGTAGAGCGTCTTGTGACAAAAACTGCATTAGATAAATACAAGGACTTAAATGGTTTTATTGAAAGACATCAGGATTTTATCGAAAATGTAAATCGTAGTTTCGATACGATGCTAACGCATTATAATGTAAAACTCCCAATCAGTGAGATTGCATATTTGTATGAATATATTGAACATGACAATATCAAAGGGGGTGGTGAAGATGAATTTTAG
- a CDS encoding PTS sugar transporter subunit IIB — translation MIRLCRVDHRLLHGQVAFSWTNAVGADCILVASDSVVNDEVWKTTLKLGKPAGVKLVIKNIADSVKAINSGVTDKYKLLIVVQSIQDANRLSKECSAIKSINLGGAKKKPGYRQISQAIYIGEEEEKAIREMIDRGLEVEIRQLAADSKVLAKAVL, via the coding sequence ATGATACGTTTATGTAGAGTAGATCATCGTCTATTGCATGGTCAGGTTGCATTTTCATGGACGAATGCTGTAGGGGCAGATTGTATCCTTGTTGCAAGTGATTCTGTAGTAAATGATGAAGTTTGGAAAACAACGCTAAAGCTTGGAAAACCAGCTGGTGTAAAACTTGTAATAAAGAATATTGCAGACTCTGTCAAGGCAATCAATAGTGGTGTAACTGATAAATACAAACTTTTAATTGTAGTACAGAGCATTCAAGATGCTAACCGGTTGAGTAAAGAATGCAGCGCAATTAAGAGCATAAACCTGGGTGGTGCAAAAAAGAAGCCAGGTTATCGACAGATTTCTCAAGCTATTTATATTGGCGAAGAAGAAGAAAAAGCCATTAGAGAAATGATTGATCGAGGTTTAGAAGTAGAAATTCGACAGCTTGCAGCTGATAGTAAAGTTTTAGCAAAAGCCGTTCTATAA